In a single window of the Maniola jurtina chromosome 4, ilManJurt1.1, whole genome shotgun sequence genome:
- the LOC123864800 gene encoding replication factor C subunit 4 codes for MQAFLKTGKISSADKPSSSGVKTTKKKPPAPWVEKYRPKTIDDIVDQGEVIQVLRECLAGGDLPHLLFYGPPGTGKTSAILAAARQLFGDITRDRVLELNASDERGIQVIRDKVKSFAQLTVSSTRPDGRPCPPYKLVILDEADSMTSAAQAALRRTMERETRTTRFCLICNYVSRIIPPITSRCSKFRFKPLARENVIKRLQDVCEAEGVEVGNGEVLHQAVDTCEGDMRRALTALQCCQRLLGKITSEGLIEVTGLVPEKLIDEFLNIKNFNELEKFVENFLMEAYSASQLLEQLSATVVSCGHLTNKQKCVISEKVAICSHRLLDGGAEVMQLTDLGCTVIMANNNP; via the exons atgcaaGCATTTCTGAAAACTGGGAAAATATCCAGCGCCGATAAACCTTCTTCATCTGGTGTCAAAACTACTAAGAAGAAACCACCCGCCCCATGGGTAGAAAAATA TCGTCCGAAAACAATTGACGACATCGTTGATCAAGGGGAGGTGATACAAGTTCTGAGAGAATGTTTGGCTGGTGGCGATTTACCACATCTCTTATTCTACGGCCCTCCTGGGACTGGCAAGACGAGCGCTATTCTGGCAGCCGCTCGCCAGCTGTTTGGAGATATTACGCGAGACCGTGTCTTGGAACTGAACGCCTCCGATGAGCGTGGTATACAGGTTATACGAGACAAAGTGAAGTCTTTCGCTCAATTGACTGTCAGCAGTACCAGACCTGA tGGCAGACCATGTCCTCCATATAAACTAGTTATTCTTGATGAGGCCGACTCAATGACATCAGCAGCGCAGGCAGCATTACGTCGTACAATGGAAAGAGAGACTCGGACTACACGCTTTTGTCTCATTTGCAATTACGTGTCCAGAATCATTCCTCCCATCACTAGCAGATGTTCGAAGTTCAGATTTAAGCCACTAGCTCgagaaaatgttattaaaag GCTGCAAGATGTATGTGAAGCTGAGGGTGTAGAAGTGGGTAACGGAGAGGTGTTACACCAAGCGGTGGATACATGCGAGGGAGACATGCGTCGTGCGCTCACCGCATTGCAGTGTTGCCAGCGTTTGCTTGGAAAAATCACTTCAGAAGGCCTGATTGAG GTGACTGGCTTAGTTCCTGAAAAACTGATTGATGAATTCCTTAATATCAAGAACTTCAATGAATTAGAAAAATTCGTTGAAAA TTTCCTCATGGAGGCATACTCAGCATCTCAACTCTTGGAGCAGTTGAGCGCGACGGTCGTCAGCTGCGGCCATCTGACCAACAAACAGAAATGCGTGATCAGTGAGAAGGTGGCCATCTGCTCCCACAGACTCCTCGACGGAGGCGCCGAGGTTATGCAGCTTACAGACCTAGGCTGTACTGTCATTATGGCAAATAATAATCCATGA